A part of Tachyglossus aculeatus isolate mTacAcu1 chromosome X3, mTacAcu1.pri, whole genome shotgun sequence genomic DNA contains:
- the LOC119948750 gene encoding purpurin isoform X2, with protein sequence MKYTQYVFLVGLLSIAAPGAAQSCTVDSLPVKDNFDPKRYTGKWYALAKRNPQGLFLQDNISAEYTIKEDGTMSALSKGRVKLFGFWVICADMAAQYTVPDPTTPAKMYMTYQGLASYLSSGVPKGSPQLFSTLFARSRMRSVCRANFSQCCSQEPAKENTASSLGHFWSKKAHRIVIVVCLTQ encoded by the exons ATGAAATACACACAGTATGTCTTCTTGGTGGGTCTTTTATCCATTGCTGCTCCGGGCGCTGCTCAATCCTGCACAGTGGATTCACTTCCTGTGAAAGACAACTTTGATCCAAAGAGG TATACAGGGAAATGGTACGCCTTAGCCAAGAGGAATCCTCAAGGCCTATTCCTTCAAGATAACATCTCTGCTGAATACACAATCAAGGAGGATGGCACCATGAGCGCCTTGTCCAAAGGCAGAGTGAAGCTGTTTGG ATTCTGGGTAATTTGTGCAGACATGGCAGCCCAGTATACTGTCCCAGACCCTACGACTCCAGCAAAAATGTACATGACTTACCAAGGGTTGGCCAGTTACCTGTCTAGTGGAG TCCCCAAGGGCTCCCCCCAGCTATTCAGCACATTATTCGCCAGAAGCAGGATGAGATCTGTATGTCGGGCCAATTTCAGCCAGTGCTGCAGTCAG GAGCCTGCTAAGGAAAATACAGCATCAAGTCTGGGCCATTTTTGGAGCAAAAAAGCACACCGCATAGTCATTGTTGTTTGCCTAACACAATAG
- the LOC119948750 gene encoding purpurin isoform X1 encodes MKYTQYVFLVGLLSIAAPGAAQSCTVDSLPVKDNFDPKRYTGKWYALAKRNPQGLFLQDNISAEYTIKEDGTMSALSKGRVKLFGFWVICADMAAQYTVPDPTTPAKMYMTYQGLASYLSSGGDNYWVIDTDYDNYAITYACRSLKEDGSCDDGYSIIFSRSPQGLPPAIQHIIRQKQDEICMSGQFQPVLQSGAC; translated from the exons ATGAAATACACACAGTATGTCTTCTTGGTGGGTCTTTTATCCATTGCTGCTCCGGGCGCTGCTCAATCCTGCACAGTGGATTCACTTCCTGTGAAAGACAACTTTGATCCAAAGAGG TATACAGGGAAATGGTACGCCTTAGCCAAGAGGAATCCTCAAGGCCTATTCCTTCAAGATAACATCTCTGCTGAATACACAATCAAGGAGGATGGCACCATGAGCGCCTTGTCCAAAGGCAGAGTGAAGCTGTTTGG ATTCTGGGTAATTTGTGCAGACATGGCAGCCCAGTATACTGTCCCAGACCCTACGACTCCAGCAAAAATGTACATGACTTACCAAGGGTTGGCCAGTTACCTGTCTAGTGGAG GTGATAACTACTGGGTGATTGATACGGATTATGATAATTACGCCATCACCTATGCCTGCCGCAGTCTGAAGGAGGATGGGTCGTGCGATGACGGTTACTCCATTATTTTCTCCCGCAGTCCCCAAGGGCTCCCCCCAGCTATTCAGCACATTATTCGCCAGAAGCAGGATGAGATCTGTATGTCGGGCCAATTTCAGCCAGTGCTGCAGTCAG GAGCCTGCTAA